Within the Thermus tengchongensis genome, the region CCTTCTACGAGGCGGTGGAGGCGGCCACCCGGCGGGGGCACGAGCTGGGAGAGGCGGAGTAAGGGTATGGGAGGCCCTAAGGGCGGGGGGCTTTGGCGGTTCCTCTGGGCGGTGCCGGTTTTCCTTTGCCTGGCCCTGGGCCAGGTCTTTCCCCAGGGAGGGGGACGGTACCTGTACTCCGATGGCACCCAGCAGGAGCTTCTCCCCACCCCCGAGGGCTACCGCCTCCGCTACTGGAAGGAGGGGCGCGTGTTCCGGGAGGACCGGCTCAAAGGAGGTGCCGAGGGGCTTTTTCTCCTAGGGGTGGGCTTGCCCGAGGGGTACTTTCCCTTTTCGCCCCCTCTTCTGCTCTACCCCTCGAGGCTGGACCTGGGGCTTTCCTGGGGGGGAAGCGCCCAGTTTCGCGGGCAGCGGGTGGCCCTTTCCGCTCGGGTGGAGGGAATCGAAGGGGTAAGGGTGAAGGCCGGGGCCTTCAACGCTTATCGGGTGCGGGTGGCCTACACCACGGAGAAAGGAGGTACGGATCTCAAGGAGATCTTCCTGGTTCCCGGCCTCGGGGTGGTGGCCTACCGCACCGGGGAGGCCTGGGTGGAGCTTTTAAGGCTCCCGCATGCCCTTACGCCCAGGCAGGGGCCCTAAGCCTTGGCCTTGAGGTAGTAGTGCAGGATTTCCCGGTACATGCGCAGGCGGTGGAGAAATCCCGGTAGAAGTCCCCGCTTTTCCTCCTTCATCACCTGGCTCACCCCAGGAAGGGGCAGGTAGAGGACCCGCCAGCCCGCCTTTTTGGCGTGGCGGGTGAGGAGGAGCTCCAAGTCGTATCGGGCACCCTCGAGGCCCTGCACCCCTCGCAAATCCTCCGTCTTCAGGGCCCGCTGTCCGGAGAGAAAGGGGGTGAGGCGCATGGCGAGATCCGTGGAGAGCCTTCCCCCTTGGAAGATGCCCACCGTCATCTCCGCCTTTCCCTCTGCCACAGGGTCCAGCAGGGACTCCAAATGGTGCGGGGCAAGACCCAGAAGATCCGCATCAAGGAGGAGGACCAAGGGGGTGTTCACCCGTTTGAGCCCTTCGGCGATGGCCCCGCCCTTACCCCGGTTCTGGGGAAGGCGCACCACCTGGGCCCCGGCCTTGGCCGCCTCCTGGGCGGTGCGATCCTCCGAGCCGTCGTCCGCCACCACCACGGGGAACCCTGCCTCCTTGGCCACCCGCACCACCCCTGCGATGGTGGCCTCCTCGTTGTAGGCAGGGATGAGGACCGTGGCCTCCATCTAGCCCCCGAGAAGCCTCCTTAGGTCCTGGAAGGTGACCAGGATGACCAGGAGGATGAGGAAGACGAAGCCCAGGTAGTGCACCATGGCCTCCTGCTCGGGGCGGATGCGGAGGAAACGGGAGAGGAAGAGGAGAAGAATACGCCCGCCGTCCAGGGCAGGAATGGGCAGAAGGTTGAAGAGGGCCAGGGAGAGGTTGATGGCCACGGTAAGCTCCAGCAACCGGAAAAG harbors:
- a CDS encoding glycosyltransferase family 2 protein, translating into MEATVLIPAYNEEATIAGVVRVAKEAGFPVVVADDGSEDRTAQEAAKAGAQVVRLPQNRGKGGAIAEGLKRVNTPLVLLLDADLLGLAPHHLESLLDPVAEGKAEMTVGIFQGGRLSTDLAMRLTPFLSGQRALKTEDLRGVQGLEGARYDLELLLTRHAKKAGWRVLYLPLPGVSQVMKEEKRGLLPGFLHRLRMYREILHYYLKAKA